In the genome of Dermatobacter hominis, the window CCACCTCGCCGAGGTCGGGGTGCCGCCACCGCAGGAGCGCCTCGAAGCCGACGACGCGCCGGTCGGCCACGCCGACGACCGGCTGGTACTCGAGGCGCAGCTGGTCGCACGCCAGCGCGACGTGCAGCTCGTTCTCGAGCTGCAGGCGCCGGACCGCGGCGTCGCGCATGGCCGGCTCGTACTCCATCCACCGCCCGCGCCCGGCGGCCTTCGCCCGGTACATCGCCGTGTCGGCCTCGCGCAGCATCGAGCCCGGCGACGAGCCGTCGCCGCCGCGGGCGATGCCGATGCTGGCCGACAGCGAGATGGGCCCGTTGGCGAGCACGATCGGATCGGCGAGCGCGGCACGGACGCGCTCGGCCGCCCCAGGCGCGTCGGCGCAGCGGTCGAGGAGCACGGCGAACTCGTCGCCGCCAAGCCGGGCGACGGTGTCGCCCGGGCGCAGCACAGTGGTCATCCGCCGGGCCACCTCGCGCAGCAGGTCGTCGCCGGCATCGTGGCCGAGGCTGTCGTTGACGTGCTTGAAGCCGTCGAGGTCGACGTACAGCACCGCCGGCTGGTCGTCCTCGTCCCGGGAGAGCGAGAGGGCGGTGTGCAGCCGGTCCCGGAACAGCGTGCGGTTGGCGAGGCCGGTCAGGTGGTCGTGGGTCGCCTGGCGGACGAGCAGCTCCTCCATCCGCTTCCGGTCCGTGATGTCGCTGAGCGTCACGACGATGCCCTGCACGTCGGGGTCGTCGAGGAGGTTGACGGCCCGCACGGCGAGCCAGCGCTCCTCCTCGTCCCAGGTCAGGCGCAGCTCCTCGTCGACGGGTTCGCCGGCGCTCGCGAGCGCCGCGTCCAGCAGGCGGCGGGCCGCGCCGCCCGTGGCCCGCTCGTCGTCGGAGCCGCCGACGACGTCGTCGCCGACGGCGCCGGCGTCGGGGATGCCGACCAGCTCGGCGAGACCCGGCGACTCCCGTCGCAGCACGCCGTCGCGGTCGAGCACCATCACGGCGTCAGACGAGTTCAGCGCCAGCTTCCGGAACAGGCGCTCGCTGGCCTCGAGCGAGTCGACCGCCTCCTGCTCCTGGTGCAGGAGGTGGAGGGTGCGGCGCCAGACCAGCGCGGTGACGACGAGGGCGGCGACGAGCGGGGCGGCCAGGTCGTCGTGGCCTCCGAGGACGTCGACGAGCACGAAGGCCCACGGCACGATCAGACCGAGGTAGGCGATCCCGAGTCGGACGGTGCTGACGCGCCCGGGCGCCGTCCGATCCCGTGCCGGTCCGTCCCGGTCGTCCGCGGTCCGCATGGTCCAGCAGGCGGTGGCCAGGAGGGCGGCGCCGACGATCCATCCGGCGTTCATCGGGCCGACCAGCCAGCTCTCCTCGCCGACGACGAGGAAGCCCATGTCCGACACGAGCCAGCACGAGACGCCCCCGGCGAGCGGCCACGTCACACGCCGGGGCGTCTCGCCGTCCAGCAGCATGCGCACCAGCAGGCAGAGGAGGAGCGCGTCGAGGACGGGGTACGTCGCCCACACGGTCCGGTCGAGCACGGGGACCGAGCCGTCGAAGATCATCGGTCCGGCCCAGAGCTCGCCGACGACGAGGATCGCCAGCACTGCGACGACCGCCATGTCGATCAGCGCGTCGCCGTCGCTGCGGATCCTCCGCCGCCATTCCGGGACGGTCGCGACCATCGCCGCGCCGACGAGGAGGTACGAGGACAGCCACGGCACGTCGGGGAGCGAGACGCTGGGCGTGGCGTCGCGCAGCCAGCTCTCGAGCGTCCACAGCAGGTCGCCGAGCGTCGAGCACACGACGCCGGCAGCGAGCAGCCGCCTGGGCACCCGGCGGGCACCGGGGCGGGCGGCGCCGACCACCGCCAGGACGGACGCGAGCACGAGGCCCGCCAGGTACGTGGCGTTGCCGAGGTCGCCGTCCGGCTCGACCGACTGGGCCACCGCCAGCGCCGCGAGCACGGCCGCGGCGAGCCAGGGCCAGTGGCGGCGCCAGGCGGGTTCAGCGGGGGTGGGCATGCGCGGGGTGCTCGGAGCGGTGGGAGGTCGGGATCACGGTGGGCGAGGTGGTCCCACGTACATCGACACGCGTCGAGCGGTGCTTGATGAAGTGGCCCCGGCCCCCGGGCGCCCGTCGGCCCCGCCGTCTGGGAAGCTGGGGCGGTGATCGAGGCGTCGACCCGCTACCAGCTGCTCGTGTCGGTGCCCGACCTCGGTGACGCGAACTTCGACCAGACGGTCGTGTACGTGGTCGAGCACGACGACGCCGGCGCCTTCGGCGTGGTGCTCAACCGACCGACCGAGACCGACATCGGCGACCACCTCCCGGACCTGTCCATCCCCGTCGTGTCGCCGGGCGTGTTCTTCATCGGCGGTCCGGTGTCGGTCGGCGGTCTGCTCGCGCTGGGCCGGCGCCGCCTGGGCGCCGAGGCCGCCCACGTGGCCGAGCTGCCGGGCCCCCTGGCCCTGATCGATCCCGAGGCCCTCGTCGAGGGCGAGGTCGAGGGGATCGACGCCATGCGGCTGTTCACCGGCTACTCGGGGTGGGGCGCGGGCCAGCTCGACGCCGAGATCGCCGCGGGCGCGTGGCACGTGGTCGAGGCCACGCCCGACGACGTGCTGTGCGCCGAGCCCGAGGCCCTGTGGCGCACGGTGATGCGACGCCAGGGCGGCCGCCTGGCCAGCCAGGGCCTGTACCCCGAGGACCCGTCGGTGAACTGATCGGCGGGGGAGGGGAGCGGGCCGCGCCGGCGGCCGGCTCAGCCCTGGATGACGATCATCCGGCGCTCGGTCATCTCCTGCACCGTGTACGGCGGACCCTCACGGGTGTTGCCGGAGTCGCGGACGCCGCCGTAGGGCTGCTGGTCGGCCCGCCACGACGGCAGCTCGTTCACCAGGACGCCGCCGAAGTCGAGCGTGTCGGCCGCCTTCAGGGCCTTGCCGATGTCGGTCGTGAACACCGACGCCTGGAGGCCGTAGCGCGTGTCGTTGGCGAGCGCGAGGGCGTCGTCGAAGCGCTCGTAGGGCGCGACGCCGACGAGCGGTCCGAACACCTCGGTGGTGCAGACCTTCATGTCGGGCCGGACCCCGTCGAGCAGCGTGGGCACGAGCACGTCGTGGTCGCCGCGGGTGCCGCCGACGACCAGCCGCGCGCCCTCGTCGGTCGCCTCGGCGATCCAGGCTGCGACCCGGTCGGTCTCGCCGGGGTCGATCAGCGCGCTGACCTCGGTCGCGGGGTCGGACGGCGGCCCCACCTTCAGCTGGCCGACCTTCTCGGCCAGGGCGGCGACGAAGCCCTCGTGGAGGCTGTTGTGGACGTACACCCGCTGCACCGAGATGCAGGTCTGGCCGGCGAAGGCGTAGCCGCCGACGGCGATCTTGGCGGCCGCGGTCTCCCAGTCGCCGTCCGGCTCGATGACGACCGGGGCGTTGTTGCCGAGCTCGAGGCTGACCCGCTTGCGGGGCGCGTCGGCCCGGATGCCCCAGCCGACCTCGGGCGACCCCGTGAACGTGATCATCGCCACGTCGGGGTGGAGGACCATGTGGTTGGCGACCCGACCGCTGCAGGTGACGACGTTGAGCCACCCCGGCGGGAGGCCGGCCTCCTCGAAGAGGCGGGCGATGCGCAGGGCGGTGAGCGGCGTCGACGAGGCCGGCTTCAGCACCACCGGGCAGCCGGCGGCCACCGCCGGTGCGATCTTGTGGCACACGAGGTTGAGCGGGAAGTTGAACGGCGAGATCGCGCCGACGACGCCGATCGGCACGCGCTTGGTGAAGCCGAGCTTGCCGACGCCGGCCGACGACGCGTCGAGCGGGACCATCTCACCGGTGAACGTGCGGGCCTCGGCGGCCGAGAAGCGGATCGTGTCGACGGCGCGCTGCGCCTCGACCCGTGCGGTGGTGATCGGCTTGGCCGACTCCTCGGAGATCGAGCGGGCGAACTCGTCGAGGCGCTCGGTCAGCAGCACCGCGGCGCGGTCGAGCACCTCGGCGCGCTCGAACGCGGGCGGCGGCCCGGCGCGGTGGCGCTCCAGCGCGACCGCGATGGCGCGGTCGAGGTCGGCCGTGGTGCACGCGGGCACGACGCCGACCACGGAGCCGTCGTAGGGGGAGCGGACCTCGTTCACCTCGTCCGCGAGGACGTCGGTCCCGTCGATGAGCGCCGGTGTGATGTCGGTCATGCGGCGAGGCTACCCACGAGGGGGTGGCCGGCAGTCGGCGACGAGGGCCCGTCGCAGCGGGTGCTCAGCCGGCCGGCGGCGACCCGGGAGGCGGCGGGGTCCGGTAGGTCGC includes:
- a CDS encoding putative bifunctional diguanylate cyclase/phosphodiesterase; the encoded protein is MPTPAEPAWRRHWPWLAAAVLAALAVAQSVEPDGDLGNATYLAGLVLASVLAVVGAARPGARRVPRRLLAAGVVCSTLGDLLWTLESWLRDATPSVSLPDVPWLSSYLLVGAAMVATVPEWRRRIRSDGDALIDMAVVAVLAILVVGELWAGPMIFDGSVPVLDRTVWATYPVLDALLLCLLVRMLLDGETPRRVTWPLAGGVSCWLVSDMGFLVVGEESWLVGPMNAGWIVGAALLATACWTMRTADDRDGPARDRTAPGRVSTVRLGIAYLGLIVPWAFVLVDVLGGHDDLAAPLVAALVVTALVWRRTLHLLHQEQEAVDSLEASERLFRKLALNSSDAVMVLDRDGVLRRESPGLAELVGIPDAGAVGDDVVGGSDDERATGGAARRLLDAALASAGEPVDEELRLTWDEEERWLAVRAVNLLDDPDVQGIVVTLSDITDRKRMEELLVRQATHDHLTGLANRTLFRDRLHTALSLSRDEDDQPAVLYVDLDGFKHVNDSLGHDAGDDLLREVARRMTTVLRPGDTVARLGGDEFAVLLDRCADAPGAAERVRAALADPIVLANGPISLSASIGIARGGDGSSPGSMLREADTAMYRAKAAGRGRWMEYEPAMRDAAVRRLQLENELHVALACDQLRLEYQPVVGVADRRVVGFEALLRWRHPDLGEVGPDEFVPLAEEIGVIDDIGRWVLRHACAQAAVWRKRYGSHLTMAVNVSGRQLESGRLDVDVHSALVGNGLAADALVLEITETALIGDDVAALAAVHRLRELGVGLAVDDFGTGYSSLSHLQQYPVHVLKIDRSFVAEVASGESGPDMVRGLVDLAKVLGLETVAEGVETPEQLDRLRELGCDMAQGYLIARPKPADLAATILQVPPHGRPAPAGRPVSGRVR
- a CDS encoding YqgE/AlgH family protein, which codes for MIEASTRYQLLVSVPDLGDANFDQTVVYVVEHDDAGAFGVVLNRPTETDIGDHLPDLSIPVVSPGVFFIGGPVSVGGLLALGRRRLGAEAAHVAELPGPLALIDPEALVEGEVEGIDAMRLFTGYSGWGAGQLDAEIAAGAWHVVEATPDDVLCAEPEALWRTVMRRQGGRLASQGLYPEDPSVN
- a CDS encoding aldehyde dehydrogenase family protein, producing the protein MTDITPALIDGTDVLADEVNEVRSPYDGSVVGVVPACTTADLDRAIAVALERHRAGPPPAFERAEVLDRAAVLLTERLDEFARSISEESAKPITTARVEAQRAVDTIRFSAAEARTFTGEMVPLDASSAGVGKLGFTKRVPIGVVGAISPFNFPLNLVCHKIAPAVAAGCPVVLKPASSTPLTALRIARLFEEAGLPPGWLNVVTCSGRVANHMVLHPDVAMITFTGSPEVGWGIRADAPRKRVSLELGNNAPVVIEPDGDWETAAAKIAVGGYAFAGQTCISVQRVYVHNSLHEGFVAALAEKVGQLKVGPPSDPATEVSALIDPGETDRVAAWIAEATDEGARLVVGGTRGDHDVLVPTLLDGVRPDMKVCTTEVFGPLVGVAPYERFDDALALANDTRYGLQASVFTTDIGKALKAADTLDFGGVLVNELPSWRADQQPYGGVRDSGNTREGPPYTVQEMTERRMIVIQG